One genomic region from Argentina anserina chromosome 2, drPotAnse1.1, whole genome shotgun sequence encodes:
- the LOC126781971 gene encoding DAR GTPase 3, chloroplastic translates to MAMAVQVASLWLPSSSSTTPTHMNLLHSFGTKSKSPSSSSSSSALSATSSLSSPAPTIQIVGGRNPTWYENGDVNSDGFEDDWYDLDTDLYHWTKALRPVQWYPGHIAKTEKELKTQLKLMDVVIEVRDARIPLSTSHPQMDLWLGNRRRILVLNREDMISTADRNAWATYFAREGTKVVFANGKLGMGAMKLGRLAKALAADVNVRRRAKGLLPRAVRAGIVGYPNVGKSSLINRLLTRRMCPAAPRPGVTRELKWVHFGKDLELLDSPGILPMRISDQTAAIKLAICDDIGERSYGVADIAAILVQMLARLPSVGTKTLNMRYKMDADGYCGKTFVQKLSVHLFNGDTHQAAFRILTDFRKGRFGWIALERPPR, encoded by the exons ATGGCCATGGCTGTTCAAGTAGCGAGTCTCTGGCTACCCAGTTCTTCTTCCACAACCCCAACTCACATGAACCTTCTTCATTCCTTTGGAACCAAATCAAAGTcaccatcttcatcttcatcttcctcaGCTCTCTCTGCTACTTCCTCTCTCTCATCCCCAGCTCCCACTATTCAG ATTGTTGGTGGGAGAAATCCGACTTGGTATGAAAATGGAGATGTCAATTCTGATGGTTTTGAAGATGATTGGTATGATTTGGATACTGATCTCTATCACTGGACCAAGGCACTGCGTCCTGTTCAG TGGTATCCTGGTCATATTGCCAAAACTgagaaagaactcaaaacacaACTCAAGTTGATGGATGTAGTGATTGAGGTTCGAGACGCTAGAATTCCACTGTCTACTAGTCATCCACAG ATGGATTTATGGCTTGGTAATAGGAGAAGAATTTTGGTGTTGAATAGAGAAGACATGATATCCACGGCTGACCGGAATGCTTGGGCGACCTATTTTGCAAGGGAAGGGACGAAAGTTGTCTTTGCAAATGGCAAACTTGGAATG GGTGCTATGAAGCTAGGGCGGTTAGCTAAAGCATTAGCAGCAGATGTAAATGTCAGACGCAGAGCCAAAGGACTTCTTCCTCGTGCA GTACGAGCTGGGATTGTTGGTTATCCAAACGTTGGGaaatcatctttgattaaCCGTTTGCTGACGAGACGAATGTGTCCAGCCGCTCCAAGACCTGGAGTTACAAGAGAACTGAA GTGGGTTCATTTTGGGAAAGATCTTGAATTGCTAGATTCTCCTGGTATACTCCCAATGCGGATTAGCGATCAAACAGCTGCAATAAAGCTTGCTATTTGTGATGATATTGGAGAGAGATCCTATGGTGTTGCTGATATTGCAGCAATTCTTGTCCAGATGTTAGCAAGGCTTCCATCTGTCG GCACAAAGACTCTTAACATGCGCTACAAGATGGATGCGGATGGTTACTGTGGTAAAAC ATTTGTTCAGAAGCTTTCTGTTCACTTGTTCAATGGAGACACACATCAAGCCGCATTTCGTATTCTGACGGACTTTCGAAAAGGGAGGTTTGGCTGGATTGCCCTGGAGAGGCCTCCAAGATGA
- the LOC126781972 gene encoding cyclin-P3-1 — protein sequence MGSLGLDNENVDVYLFLGLKQSGKGAVKIPPRVLSPLSSLLERSVQSNEMHMEATDIKEVTIFHGLRAPPLSIRQYIDRVFKYSGCSPSCFVVAKIYVDRYLQSTQVHLTSFNVHRLLITSVMLAAKFIDDAFFNNAYYAKVGGVSTAELNRLEMKFLFTIDFRLKVSIDTFKKYCSQLEKEAAVHQIERSIQACGIKEDEIVKSSSQCMIT from the exons ATGGGATCTTTGGGACTTGACAATGAGAATGTGGATGTTTACTTATTTTTGGGGCTTAAGCAATCAGGAAAAGGAGCTGTGAAGATTCCTCCCCGGGTTCTGTCACCACTCTCTTCACTTCTCGAGAGATCTGTCCAGAGCAATGAGATGCATATGGAGGCAACAGATATCAAGGAAGTCACAATATTTCATGGTTTGAGGGCACCCCCATTGAGCATTCGACAATACATTGATCGTGTTTTCAAGTACTCTGGCTGTAGCCCCTCGTGCTTTGTTGTTGCTAAAATTTATGTGGATAGATATCTGCAGTCGACACAAGTGCATTTGACTTCTTTCAATGTTCACCGGCTTCTGATAACAAGTGTGATGCTAGCAGCAAAATTTATTGATGATGC ATTCTTCAACAATGCGTACTACGCCAAAGTGGGAGGAGTCAGTACAGCAGAGCTGAATAGGTTGGAGATGAAGTTTTTGTTTACTATAGATTTCAGACTTAAAGTTAGTATAGACACATTCAAGAAATATTGTTCTCAGCTGGAAAAGGAAGCTGCAGTACACCAGATTGAACGTTCGATCCAAGCTTGTGGTATCAAGGAGGATGAGATTGTCAAATCCTCCTCTCAATGCATGATTACATGA